The following proteins are encoded in a genomic region of Limosilactobacillus reuteri subsp. reuteri:
- the priA gene encoding primosomal protein N', whose amino-acid sequence MPELAQVVVDVPTMQTNQPYTYQIPPKLEKQIQVGVRVIVPFGKGKRTVQGFVVALDNASQYEGELKPIQAIMDLQPVINPELMNLSKWLADTTYSFWISCLYTMLPNLLKAKTTRIIRIIDEVDEHVAFDIFHGRDELEMAAVQDKPAILSELFKLQKEGKIAIEYQVEDRAKAKTVTGIRSLLNFEQLEDERASLHANAHAQNRLLSYLQSIGSQVVKQKDAEHKTGLKAATFNQGQQKGWLEKTPVEVYRQPLAMQVTPDDAHLAAPLQLNADQQNAVNQINQAIDNHDPKVFLLQGVTGSGKTEVYLQSIANALQQGKTALMLVPEISLTPQIVNRVRRRFGSKVAVLHSSLSNGERYDEWRRIERGEAQVVVGARSAVFAPLTNLGLIILDEEHESSYKQDESPRYQAREVAKWRGKYNQAPVVLGSATPSLESRARAVKNVYHLLRLPHRVNKQELPPIEVVDMRDEIKKYGESNFSQKLLTDLNDRLQKNEQSILMLNRRGFSSFMMCRDCGNVLKCPNCDISLTLHMDTRTMKCHYCGHEEPIPRECPNCHSHQIRYYGTGTEKVEQELHQLLPQARIIRMDVDTTRRKGMHAKLLRQFGQHQADILLGTQMIAKGLDFPNVTLVGVLNADTGLGLPDFRASERTFDLLSQVSGRAGRANKQGKVIIQTYNPDHYAIQDAKTHDYEKFFNQEMMLRRQASYPPYYYTVRLMASHPEEAKAARAMADIYGRLKQGLLSSTVILGPTPRAIARMKRRYYYQIVIKYKKDPYLHQLLFDILQDTQSRGFKDVQVSIDPDPQYFM is encoded by the coding sequence ATGCCAGAGTTGGCACAGGTAGTTGTTGACGTTCCAACAATGCAAACAAACCAACCATATACTTATCAGATTCCGCCAAAGCTTGAAAAACAAATCCAGGTCGGGGTAAGAGTGATTGTGCCTTTTGGAAAGGGAAAACGGACTGTTCAAGGATTCGTTGTTGCCCTTGACAATGCATCCCAATATGAGGGAGAACTTAAACCAATTCAGGCGATAATGGATCTTCAACCGGTAATTAATCCTGAATTAATGAATCTTAGCAAATGGTTGGCTGATACTACTTATTCTTTTTGGATTTCTTGCTTATATACGATGTTGCCTAACTTATTGAAGGCTAAGACTACCAGAATTATTCGAATTATAGATGAAGTAGACGAACATGTTGCCTTTGATATTTTTCATGGTCGAGATGAATTAGAGATGGCGGCGGTACAAGATAAACCGGCAATTTTAAGTGAATTGTTCAAACTGCAAAAGGAAGGAAAGATAGCGATTGAATACCAAGTGGAAGACCGGGCCAAGGCTAAAACGGTGACTGGTATTCGCTCTTTACTTAACTTTGAACAACTGGAAGATGAGCGCGCATCCCTTCATGCCAATGCGCATGCTCAAAACCGCCTTCTTTCATATTTACAATCAATTGGCAGTCAAGTTGTTAAGCAAAAGGATGCTGAACATAAAACTGGTTTAAAAGCAGCCACCTTCAATCAGGGACAACAGAAGGGATGGTTAGAGAAAACACCAGTTGAAGTATATCGACAACCCTTGGCTATGCAGGTCACTCCTGATGATGCTCATTTAGCAGCCCCCCTGCAGCTCAACGCCGATCAACAAAATGCCGTTAACCAGATTAATCAAGCAATCGACAATCATGACCCTAAAGTTTTCCTCTTACAAGGAGTTACGGGGAGTGGCAAGACAGAAGTATACTTGCAATCGATTGCTAATGCTCTTCAACAGGGAAAGACAGCATTAATGCTTGTACCTGAGATTTCATTAACTCCCCAGATTGTTAACCGTGTGCGGCGACGATTTGGTTCCAAGGTTGCTGTTTTACATAGTAGTTTATCAAACGGGGAACGGTATGATGAATGGCGGCGGATTGAGCGAGGAGAAGCGCAAGTAGTTGTGGGTGCCCGTTCAGCAGTCTTTGCTCCATTGACCAATTTAGGGCTAATCATTCTTGATGAAGAGCATGAATCTAGTTATAAACAAGATGAATCACCCCGTTATCAAGCGCGTGAAGTAGCTAAATGGCGGGGGAAATATAATCAAGCGCCTGTAGTCCTTGGTTCTGCTACTCCTAGTCTGGAGAGTCGTGCGCGAGCAGTAAAAAACGTTTATCACTTGTTGCGTCTTCCGCACCGGGTAAATAAACAGGAATTGCCGCCAATTGAAGTGGTTGATATGCGGGATGAAATTAAAAAATACGGGGAGAGTAACTTTTCGCAGAAACTATTAACCGACTTAAATGACCGCCTGCAAAAGAACGAACAAAGTATTTTAATGCTAAATCGACGGGGATTTTCGTCCTTTATGATGTGTCGTGATTGTGGAAATGTCTTAAAGTGTCCGAATTGTGATATTTCTTTGACACTTCACATGGATACGCGGACAATGAAATGTCACTATTGTGGTCATGAAGAACCAATCCCCCGTGAATGTCCCAATTGCCATAGCCATCAGATTCGCTACTATGGGACCGGAACAGAGAAAGTTGAGCAAGAATTGCATCAATTATTACCCCAAGCCCGGATTATTCGCATGGATGTTGATACCACTCGGCGGAAGGGAATGCATGCAAAATTATTGCGACAGTTCGGTCAACACCAAGCGGATATTTTATTAGGAACCCAGATGATTGCAAAGGGGCTTGATTTCCCTAATGTTACCTTAGTAGGAGTCTTAAATGCTGATACTGGTCTAGGCTTACCAGATTTTCGTGCTAGTGAACGGACTTTTGATTTGCTAAGTCAAGTTAGTGGTCGGGCTGGTCGGGCAAATAAGCAAGGAAAAGTTATTATCCAGACATATAACCCCGATCATTACGCTATTCAAGATGCCAAAACACATGATTACGAAAAATTCTTTAACCAGGAAATGATGCTGCGAAGACAAGCCAGTTATCCGCCATACTATTACACCGTTCGTTTGATGGCTAGTCATCCTGAAGAAGCCAAAGCAGCTCGGGCAATGGCAGATATTTATGGCCGCCTAAAGCAGGGATTATTATCTTCGACGGTTATTCTTGGCCCCACCCCGCGAGCGATTGCCCGAATGAAGCGTCGTTACTATTACCAAATTGTCATCAAATATAAGAAGGATCCGTATTTGCATCAGCTATTGTTTGATATTCTTCAGGATACGCAAAGTCGCGGTTTTAAGGATGTCCAAGTAAGCATCGATCCAGATCCACAGTATTTTATGTAA
- the rsgA gene encoding ribosome small subunit-dependent GTPase A, which yields MKTGIIQQSLSGFYDVIADEKIYRTRARGNFRQRKIKPVVGDHVEFSAENQQEGYLLKILPRRNQLVRPPVANVDMAVVVTSAKEPAFSANLLDRQLIALEAQDVTPLIYFSKTDLLTDDEYQQLLPTIEGYRKIGYQVYAAREPFDSDQLANLMEGLKGNIVTMMGQTGAGKSTLLNHLAPQLKLATGEISQALQRGRHTTRKVSLLDVNGALIADTPGFSSYETFDMTVNDLPQLFPEMAKISADCKFRGCLHIKEPQCAVKEAVNNGIIMKSRYNDYLQFHELIANQKPNYKK from the coding sequence TTGAAAACAGGAATAATCCAACAATCATTAAGTGGCTTTTATGATGTAATTGCAGATGAAAAGATCTACCGGACAAGGGCACGTGGAAATTTCCGTCAACGAAAGATTAAGCCGGTAGTTGGCGATCACGTTGAATTCAGTGCTGAAAATCAACAGGAAGGGTATTTATTAAAAATCCTGCCCCGCCGCAATCAGTTGGTTCGGCCACCTGTTGCTAATGTTGATATGGCAGTTGTTGTAACCTCAGCTAAAGAACCAGCATTTTCCGCTAACCTTTTAGACCGGCAATTGATTGCTTTAGAAGCACAAGATGTTACTCCTTTAATTTATTTTTCAAAGACTGACTTACTGACAGATGATGAATACCAACAACTTTTGCCAACGATTGAGGGCTATCGTAAAATCGGCTACCAGGTCTATGCGGCCCGTGAGCCTTTCGATTCCGATCAATTAGCAAATTTGATGGAAGGATTAAAGGGAAATATTGTAACAATGATGGGGCAGACAGGAGCAGGGAAGTCAACTTTGCTTAACCATTTGGCTCCCCAATTAAAATTAGCGACTGGCGAAATTTCCCAAGCACTTCAACGGGGACGGCATACAACACGAAAAGTAAGCTTACTAGATGTTAACGGGGCTCTGATAGCCGATACCCCTGGCTTTTCGTCGTATGAGACATTTGATATGACGGTAAATGATTTGCCGCAGTTATTCCCTGAAATGGCTAAGATTTCAGCAGATTGTAAGTTTCGGGGATGCCTTCACATAAAAGAACCACAATGTGCTGTGAAGGAAGCGGTAAACAATGGTATAATCATGAAGAGTCGGTATAATGATTATCTTCAGTTCCATGAATTGATTGCTAATCAAAAACCAAATTATAAGAAATGA
- a CDS encoding Stp1/IreP family PP2C-type Ser/Thr phosphatase, with protein MKAAYQTDIGHQRKQNQDRVAVFTNKLGNQLMVIADGIGGNRSGDIAAEQTVATLGSQFKKRPPQTSMEGIRWFARETQLINNKILAQSKRNLRLQGMGTTMVATITFKDAVVVANIGDSRGYILHQNLLTQITVDHSLVNELVKTGDISEDEALKLPQSNIITRAIGISPDAQVDVNRFELNEGDQLLMCSDGLFKTVSKEQIIKVLELPIPLEEKCAQLIKMANDAGGPDNITVLIGINSNQEG; from the coding sequence ATGAAAGCTGCTTATCAAACAGATATCGGCCACCAACGAAAGCAAAATCAAGACCGGGTTGCTGTGTTTACTAACAAGCTAGGCAATCAATTAATGGTTATTGCTGATGGAATTGGCGGCAATCGTAGCGGAGATATCGCTGCAGAGCAAACAGTTGCGACTTTGGGGAGTCAGTTTAAAAAACGGCCCCCGCAGACATCAATGGAGGGGATCCGTTGGTTTGCTCGTGAAACCCAATTAATCAATAATAAAATCTTAGCGCAATCCAAACGTAATCTTCGCTTGCAGGGGATGGGAACAACAATGGTCGCCACTATTACATTTAAGGATGCGGTTGTGGTTGCTAATATTGGTGATAGTCGAGGATATATCCTTCATCAAAACCTATTAACGCAGATTACAGTAGACCATTCATTGGTTAATGAATTGGTAAAAACGGGAGATATATCAGAAGATGAAGCACTAAAGCTACCCCAGAGCAATATAATTACAAGGGCAATTGGAATCTCTCCTGATGCACAAGTTGATGTAAACCGCTTTGAATTAAACGAGGGTGATCAACTGTTAATGTGTTCTGATGGCTTGTTTAAGACTGTTTCTAAGGAGCAGATTATCAAGGTGCTTGAATTGCCGATACCGCTTGAAGAGAAATGTGCTCAACTTATAAAAATGGCAAATGATGCCGGCGGACCAGATAATATTACCGTTTTAATTGGGATTAATAGTAACCAGGAGGGATAG
- the rpe gene encoding ribulose-phosphate 3-epimerase, with amino-acid sequence MIKVAPSILSADYVNLQKDIEKVEKAGAPYLHIDVMDGTFVPSISYGPGFVKAIRPITNMVLDVHLMVESPEHILPMFIDAGADIIGVQVEATQHIHRALQIIKNGGVKAEVVINPGTPVAMIEPVLHMVDQVLVMTVNPGFGGQKFLPETVDKIAQLNAIKEEKGYNFDIEVDGGVNDKTVVDCYKAGATVAVAGSYVFNAEDPSERIKALEDATK; translated from the coding sequence ATGATTAAAGTTGCACCATCAATTTTAAGTGCAGATTATGTAAATTTACAAAAGGACATTGAAAAGGTAGAAAAGGCCGGTGCACCATACTTACACATTGATGTTATGGATGGTACCTTTGTTCCAAGTATTTCTTATGGACCAGGCTTTGTTAAGGCCATTCGTCCAATTACAAACATGGTATTGGATGTGCACTTGATGGTTGAAAGTCCAGAACACATTTTGCCAATGTTCATTGATGCTGGCGCTGATATTATTGGTGTTCAAGTAGAAGCTACTCAACACATTCACCGTGCTCTTCAAATTATCAAAAACGGTGGCGTAAAAGCCGAAGTTGTTATTAACCCGGGTACACCAGTTGCGATGATTGAACCGGTATTACACATGGTTGATCAAGTCTTAGTAATGACGGTTAACCCTGGTTTTGGTGGTCAAAAGTTCTTGCCAGAAACTGTTGACAAGATTGCCCAATTAAACGCAATTAAGGAAGAAAAGGGCTACAATTTCGATATTGAAGTAGACGGTGGAGTTAACGACAAGACGGTTGTAGATTGCTACAAAGCTGGTGCTACGGTAGCAGTTGCTGGTTCATATGTCTTTAACGCTGAAGATCCTTCTGAACGAATCAAGGCTCTTGAAGATGCTACTAAGTAA
- the pknB gene encoding Stk1 family PASTA domain-containing Ser/Thr kinase, translating into MNPGYEIGHRYRIIRSLGEGGMANVYLAHDMVLDRDVSVKLLRLDLRDDPSTKRRFHREAMAATQLNDPHIVGIYDVGEDHGLQYMVMQYVKGTDLKAYIKKHYPIPLPQVIDIMEQVLSAVATAHAHGIIHRDLKPQNILIDENKNVKITDFGIAVAVSQDSLTQTNTLMGSVHYLSPEQARGSIATKQSDIYSLGIILFELLTGKVPFEGETAVSIALKHFREEIPSVREQNKEIPQALENVIIKATAKEPAERYSSVNEMAADLKTVLDPERANEPRLKIQQDDNGETKVLDIKHLKADDYQPKKSTDSPTVDPSTKPQKWKKYGIVSGTLGMIVLIAVCSWWFLIRQVIIPDVEGMTVQKAEQRLHQQNLRIGKITLVNSQAVDKNRIVSTNPDVSHKTRVSTPINLTVSTGVKQLQMADYVGDDYSSVAANLRRKGFQVHQEPVYSDDIDKGQIIRQNHKKGTIVKPAANTIIFRVSAGKEPIKIPNFKNQDISAVQQFANKNNLQLTTQEKKSKIIATNHVINQTPRAGSTLNHGDTLTVSIANSGNQTKTTNIQINIPFDGNGGQRENRVQVYIRDANHNLTMEYQDITINQETTINVPFTLKQGETGAYRVVRNGRTIMSATNITG; encoded by the coding sequence ATGAATCCTGGATATGAAATTGGTCACCGATATCGGATAATTCGGTCACTGGGTGAAGGTGGAATGGCTAATGTCTACTTGGCACATGATATGGTTCTTGATCGGGACGTTTCTGTTAAACTATTGCGTCTTGACTTACGGGACGATCCAAGTACTAAACGGCGATTTCACCGGGAAGCAATGGCCGCGACGCAGTTAAATGATCCTCATATTGTTGGAATTTATGACGTTGGTGAGGATCATGGCTTGCAATACATGGTAATGCAATATGTAAAGGGGACAGACCTTAAAGCATATATAAAAAAGCACTATCCGATTCCACTTCCACAAGTTATTGATATTATGGAACAGGTGCTTTCAGCAGTTGCGACTGCCCATGCGCATGGGATTATCCACCGGGACTTAAAACCACAAAATATCTTAATTGATGAAAATAAAAACGTTAAAATTACTGATTTTGGAATTGCTGTTGCTGTATCGCAAGACTCATTAACGCAGACTAATACCTTGATGGGGTCAGTTCACTACCTATCCCCAGAACAAGCGCGAGGAAGCATTGCTACTAAACAATCAGATATCTATTCACTAGGAATTATCTTGTTTGAACTTCTAACTGGAAAGGTTCCATTTGAGGGAGAAACGGCTGTCTCAATTGCCTTGAAGCATTTCCGTGAAGAAATTCCTTCTGTTCGTGAACAGAACAAAGAAATTCCTCAAGCACTCGAAAACGTAATCATTAAAGCGACTGCAAAGGAACCAGCTGAGCGGTATAGTTCAGTTAATGAAATGGCGGCTGATTTGAAAACCGTCCTTGATCCAGAAAGAGCTAATGAGCCGCGGTTAAAGATCCAACAAGATGATAATGGAGAAACTAAGGTGTTAGATATTAAACACCTAAAAGCTGATGATTATCAACCAAAGAAGTCAACTGATTCACCAACCGTTGATCCATCAACTAAACCGCAAAAGTGGAAAAAATATGGGATTGTTAGCGGGACGCTTGGTATGATTGTGCTGATTGCAGTCTGCAGTTGGTGGTTCTTGATCCGTCAAGTAATCATCCCCGATGTAGAAGGAATGACGGTACAAAAGGCAGAGCAACGATTGCACCAGCAAAACTTGCGGATTGGTAAGATTACTCTGGTAAATAGCCAGGCAGTGGATAAAAACCGAATTGTTTCAACCAATCCTGACGTCAGCCATAAGACCCGTGTCAGTACCCCGATTAATCTAACGGTTAGTACAGGAGTTAAGCAATTGCAAATGGCTGATTATGTTGGTGATGACTATTCTTCAGTGGCGGCTAACCTTCGTCGCAAGGGATTTCAAGTTCATCAAGAACCAGTGTATTCGGATGATATCGATAAGGGACAGATTATCAGACAAAACCACAAAAAAGGTACGATTGTTAAGCCTGCTGCTAACACAATTATTTTTCGGGTAAGTGCAGGGAAAGAACCAATTAAGATTCCGAACTTTAAGAATCAAGATATTAGTGCTGTGCAACAGTTTGCAAATAAAAATAATTTGCAATTGACAACTCAAGAGAAAAAATCAAAAATAATTGCGACTAACCATGTAATTAATCAGACACCACGAGCTGGGTCAACATTAAATCATGGTGATACGTTAACAGTTTCCATTGCTAATTCTGGTAACCAAACAAAAACGACGAATATTCAGATTAACATTCCATTCGATGGAAATGGTGGGCAGCGCGAAAACCGGGTGCAGGTATACATTAGAGATGCCAACCATAATTTAACGATGGAGTATCAAGATATTACAATTAATCAGGAAACAACAATTAATGTGCCATTTACCCTTAAACAAGGAGAAACAGGTGCATACCGTGTTGTTCGCAATGGACGAACGATTATGAGTGCAACAAATATTACTGGATAA
- the fmt gene encoding methionyl-tRNA formyltransferase, producing MSTSVVFMGTPEFAVPILQSLIDNPEYDVQAVLTQPDHHIGRKRTLHQSPVKELAEQYNIEVLQPAKLSKSPEMEKIISLQPDLMITAAYGQFLPTKLLAAAKIAAINVHGSLLPKYRGGAPIQYSIINGDKETGVSIMYMVKKMDAGDIISQRSIPIEDTDDSGTMFKKLSLLGRDLLLETLPKLISGDVNPVAQDPDNVVFSPNITSEQEQIDFRLPAHLIDAKVRGLRPAPLGNMVIDGLRTKIYDVTPLEEKTDLEPGKVVRVTKHQLVIAAGDGTTYQINKLKPAGKKAMDITSYLNGHKDITEGGQVVSED from the coding sequence ATGTCAACATCAGTCGTTTTTATGGGAACACCGGAGTTTGCTGTTCCGATTTTACAAAGTTTAATTGATAATCCAGAATACGATGTTCAAGCAGTTCTTACCCAGCCAGACCACCATATCGGCCGGAAACGTACTCTTCATCAATCGCCAGTTAAAGAGTTAGCTGAACAATATAATATCGAAGTCTTACAGCCGGCTAAACTCAGCAAAAGTCCTGAAATGGAGAAAATTATTAGTTTACAGCCTGACTTAATGATTACTGCTGCTTATGGGCAATTCCTTCCAACAAAGTTATTGGCGGCTGCTAAAATTGCGGCAATCAATGTTCACGGTTCATTACTGCCAAAATATCGTGGAGGGGCTCCAATTCAATATTCCATCATTAATGGTGACAAAGAAACCGGGGTCTCCATTATGTACATGGTTAAGAAGATGGATGCGGGAGATATTATTTCACAAAGGTCTATTCCGATTGAAGACACTGATGATAGTGGCACGATGTTTAAGAAGCTTAGTTTACTAGGAAGAGACTTGCTGTTAGAAACGTTGCCTAAACTTATTAGCGGGGATGTTAATCCGGTCGCTCAAGATCCGGATAACGTAGTCTTTTCTCCCAATATTACTAGTGAACAAGAACAGATTGATTTCCGCCTTCCAGCACATTTAATTGATGCGAAGGTGCGGGGATTACGGCCGGCTCCTCTTGGTAACATGGTTATTGATGGATTACGTACAAAAATTTACGATGTGACCCCATTAGAAGAAAAAACAGACCTTGAACCAGGAAAAGTAGTGCGGGTCACGAAACATCAATTAGTAATTGCTGCTGGAGATGGAACGACATACCAGATTAATAAGTTAAAGCCAGCAGGGAAAAAGGCGATGGACATTACATCCTACCTTAATGGACATAAAGATATTACAGAGGGAGGCCAAGTTGTAAGTGAAGACTAA
- the coaBC gene encoding bifunctional phosphopantothenoylcysteine decarboxylase/phosphopantothenate--cysteine ligase CoaBC, with translation MTRIAVYLTGSIAAYKGIEVVRGLQKMGHEVRVGMTDAATKLVTPATPFALTKAPVLTDLWDEHSTPIPHIELADWSELAVVVPASANIIAKMATGLADDAVSTTLLATSAPKIVVPAMNSHMWLAPATQRNITQLKQDGVNIMPPVSGRLAEGYAGRGRLPEPAAICQYIEDFLTSSQALKGKHVIVTAGGTRENIDPVRFIGNRSSGKMGIALANAAVQAGAKVTLIAGQVTVSLPQTPAIEVVRVTTTEDLYISLKERFSQADILIMAAAVADYRPVETVGHKIKKKDGDPHLTITLTETIDILKNIAKMKQTGQYVVGFAAETNDLLENANRKLASKNADMIIANSVAGETGAFGSDQNQVTILQKDQTPIKLARQSKAKIANEIIELVSAKLKSGD, from the coding sequence ATGACACGAATTGCAGTGTATCTTACAGGCAGTATCGCTGCTTACAAGGGAATCGAAGTAGTGCGTGGGCTGCAAAAAATGGGACATGAGGTTCGCGTAGGAATGACTGACGCCGCTACTAAGTTAGTCACTCCTGCTACTCCTTTTGCCTTGACGAAAGCACCAGTTCTTACTGACCTATGGGATGAGCATTCAACGCCTATTCCTCATATTGAGTTAGCTGATTGGTCAGAACTAGCAGTAGTGGTACCAGCATCAGCAAATATCATCGCTAAAATGGCAACAGGACTGGCTGATGATGCTGTTTCTACCACCTTATTAGCAACTAGTGCTCCTAAAATTGTAGTTCCAGCAATGAATAGCCATATGTGGTTGGCCCCCGCAACTCAACGAAACATTACTCAACTTAAACAAGACGGGGTCAATATTATGCCGCCAGTTAGCGGAAGATTAGCTGAAGGATATGCTGGCCGCGGGCGTTTACCAGAGCCAGCAGCAATCTGCCAATATATAGAGGACTTTTTAACTAGCAGTCAAGCTTTAAAGGGCAAGCACGTGATTGTTACTGCTGGCGGAACACGTGAAAATATTGATCCTGTTCGTTTTATTGGTAATCGGTCCTCTGGTAAAATGGGGATTGCACTTGCCAACGCCGCGGTTCAAGCAGGAGCTAAGGTAACCTTGATTGCCGGTCAAGTTACCGTCTCGCTTCCACAAACACCAGCGATTGAAGTTGTGCGCGTAACCACAACTGAAGATTTATACATCAGTTTAAAAGAACGATTTTCGCAAGCAGACATTTTAATCATGGCGGCCGCGGTTGCTGATTATCGACCAGTTGAAACAGTTGGTCATAAGATTAAGAAAAAAGATGGTGACCCGCATCTTACCATTACGCTTACTGAAACGATTGATATTTTAAAGAATATTGCGAAGATGAAGCAAACCGGTCAATACGTCGTTGGGTTTGCAGCGGAGACAAATGATCTCTTGGAAAATGCTAACCGTAAACTTGCTAGCAAAAATGCGGATATGATTATTGCAAACAGCGTGGCAGGGGAGACAGGGGCATTTGGCAGTGACCAGAATCAAGTGACCATCTTACAAAAAGATCAAACGCCAATTAAATTAGCCCGGCAATCTAAAGCTAAAATTGCAAACGAGATTATTGAACTAGTTAGTGCAAAATTAAAGTCAGGTGATTAA
- the rsmB gene encoding 16S rRNA (cytosine(967)-C(5))-methyltransferase RsmB, with protein MKTKFQPQNARELALVALEGVVENGAYSNLQVDQLLKKYPLADKDRRLATNIIYGVLQHKLTLEYWLNGFIQGKRLDPWVKTLLLSALYQYHYLERVPDWAVTDESIEIAKRRGNPGIRKFVTGVLHAILRKGLPDLRQINERDLRLSIENSVPRWLVNELTGEYGEEDTEKILQSINEPAHQVIRVNTAKTDLPTVKQTLDAAGIEYQEGQVAQNALVITKGEIISSDLFKNGEITIQDESAMLAVESMHIEPGDKVLDACAAPGGKTVQIAETLADEDGHVDALDIHQHKVRLIEKNARRLGVEKRVTAHALDAREVDQLFDDESFDKILVDAPCSGIGLLRRKPEIRYTKTLNDSKQLHKIQLAILNAVAAKVKKGGIITYSTCTILRQENDDTVQAFLAEHPEFELVKTTTARKVKDNRHSPTLTILPSDFDSDGFFISSLKKGI; from the coding sequence GTGAAGACTAAATTTCAACCGCAAAATGCGCGTGAATTAGCTTTAGTGGCGCTTGAAGGGGTTGTCGAAAATGGTGCATACTCAAACTTGCAGGTTGACCAGTTATTAAAAAAGTACCCGTTGGCAGATAAAGATCGCCGGTTGGCAACCAATATTATTTATGGTGTTTTGCAGCATAAACTTACCCTCGAATATTGGCTGAATGGGTTTATCCAGGGAAAACGGCTTGATCCTTGGGTAAAGACGCTTCTTTTGTCTGCACTTTACCAGTACCATTATTTAGAACGAGTCCCAGATTGGGCGGTAACTGACGAAAGTATTGAAATAGCTAAACGCCGAGGAAATCCAGGTATTCGAAAGTTTGTCACTGGTGTTTTACATGCCATTTTGCGGAAAGGATTACCTGACCTGCGACAAATTAATGAACGTGATTTGCGGTTAAGTATCGAAAACAGTGTGCCACGGTGGCTAGTCAATGAGCTGACTGGGGAATATGGCGAAGAAGATACTGAAAAAATACTCCAATCAATTAATGAGCCAGCTCATCAAGTAATTCGGGTTAACACCGCCAAAACTGACCTTCCGACCGTCAAACAAACTTTGGATGCTGCTGGAATTGAATATCAAGAAGGCCAAGTTGCGCAAAATGCCTTAGTAATTACGAAAGGTGAAATTATCAGTTCCGATCTCTTCAAAAATGGCGAAATCACTATTCAAGATGAAAGTGCCATGTTAGCCGTGGAAAGCATGCATATTGAACCGGGGGATAAAGTCCTGGACGCTTGTGCAGCTCCTGGTGGGAAGACTGTTCAAATAGCAGAAACTCTCGCTGATGAAGACGGTCACGTTGATGCGCTTGATATTCACCAACACAAGGTTAGATTGATCGAAAAAAATGCTCGTCGACTAGGGGTTGAAAAGCGAGTTACCGCTCATGCCCTTGATGCACGGGAGGTTGATCAACTTTTTGATGATGAAAGTTTCGATAAGATTTTAGTTGACGCACCTTGTAGTGGGATCGGACTTTTACGCCGGAAGCCAGAAATTCGTTATACAAAGACGCTAAATGATAGCAAGCAATTACATAAGATTCAGTTAGCAATTTTAAATGCGGTTGCCGCAAAAGTTAAAAAAGGCGGTATAATCACATACAGCACGTGCACAATTTTACGACAAGAAAATGATGATACTGTTCAAGCGTTTCTAGCTGAACATCCGGAGTTTGAGTTAGTAAAAACAACAACTGCACGAAAAGTTAAGGATAATCGTCACTCACCAACCTTAACTATATTACCGAGTGACTTTGATTCTGATGGCTTCTTCATCAGTAGCCTTAAGAAGGGAATATAA
- the rpoZ gene encoding DNA-directed RNA polymerase subunit omega, translated as MILFPSVDELLKHIDSRYSLVMLASKRANELDAGAAPLLEHYDSSKSVGKALEEILAGKVTIDPDHTEDLQD; from the coding sequence ATGATCCTTTTTCCATCAGTTGATGAATTATTAAAACATATTGATTCTCGTTATTCATTAGTTATGCTTGCTAGTAAGCGTGCCAATGAATTAGATGCAGGAGCTGCCCCATTACTTGAACATTATGATTCAAGCAAATCAGTTGGGAAGGCCCTTGAAGAGATTTTGGCTGGAAAAGTTACGATCGATCCTGATCATACTGAAGACTTACAGGATTAA